One genomic region from Microcebus murinus isolate Inina chromosome 32, M.murinus_Inina_mat1.0, whole genome shotgun sequence encodes:
- the LAIR1 gene encoding leukocyte-associated immunoglobulin-like receptor 1 isoform X2, with protein MSSHPTTLLGLVLCLGCTIHTQAGTLPKPSISAEPNSVIPRGQPVTVVCRGPAGAQTFRLESKNKTHSFKHVDIVLQSGASETKARFSIEAFSEDTVVHYHCLYHKQSEEWSERSDILELVVTGGTQRPLDDSNNGDASTLGVLRTEQLYVLIGVSVVVLLCLLLLALFLHRLRQKKQGPPSSKDEEQRPQQRLSQAVDVLERKAGMATVDGLPEKEREKDTPLTRYMERLCCGCFEPQLQLPGCFQRPNYSHLTFSRAPATVT; from the exons ATGTCTTCCCACCCGACTACCCTCCTGGGCCTAG TGCTCTGCCTTGGCTGCACGATCCACACACAGGCAG GGACCCTGCCCAAACCCTCCATCTCGGCTGAGCCAAACTCTGTGATTCCCCGGGGACAGCCCGTGACTGTGGTGTGCCGGGGACCTGCTGGGGCTCAGACGTTCCGCCTGGAGAGCAAGAATAAAACCCATTCATTCAAGCATGTTGATATTGTGCTTCAATCTGGTGCATCTGAGACAAAGGCCAGATTCTCCATTGAGGCATTTAGTGAAGACACTGTTGTGCATTATCACTGCCTCTATCATAAGCAGTCCGAAGAGTGGTCTGAACGGAGTGACATCCTGGAGCTGGTGGTGACAG GAGGCACACAGAGGCCTTTGGACGACAGTAACAATGGTG ATGCATCTACTCTCGGAGTCCTGAGAACAGAGCAGCTTTATGTCCTCATCGGGGTCTCTGTGGTCGTCCTCCTTTGtctcctcctcctggccctctTCCTCCATCGCCTGCGTCAGAAGAAACAGG GGCCCCCCAGCAGCAAGGACGAGGAGCAGAGGCCGCAGCAGAG GCTCAGCCAGGCTGTTGATGTCCTGGAGAGGAAAGCAG GTATGGCCACGGTTGATGGGCTTcctgagaaggagagagagaaggacacCCCA TTGACCAGATACATGGAGAGACTGTGTTGTGGCTGCTTCGAGCCCCAGCTGCAGTTACCTGGCTGTTTCCAAAGACCCAACTACAGTCATCTGACTTTTTCCAGAGCCCCAGCTACAGTCACTTGA
- the LAIR1 gene encoding leukocyte-associated immunoglobulin-like receptor 1 isoform X1: MSSHPTTLLGLVLCLGCTIHTQAGTLPKPSISAEPNSVIPRGQPVTVVCRGPAGAQTFRLESKNKTHSFKHVDIVLQSGASETKARFSIEAFSEDTVVHYHCLYHKQSEEWSERSDILELVVTGGTQRPLDDSNNGDASTLGVLRTEQLYVLIGVSVVVLLCLLLLALFLHRLRQKKQGPPSSKDEEQRPQQRLSQAVDVLERKAGMATVDGLPEKEREKDTPPRSTGDPEEVTYAQLDHRALTQRTAHAASPQVTEPVAESSTYVAIIRN, from the exons ATGTCTTCCCACCCGACTACCCTCCTGGGCCTAG TGCTCTGCCTTGGCTGCACGATCCACACACAGGCAG GGACCCTGCCCAAACCCTCCATCTCGGCTGAGCCAAACTCTGTGATTCCCCGGGGACAGCCCGTGACTGTGGTGTGCCGGGGACCTGCTGGGGCTCAGACGTTCCGCCTGGAGAGCAAGAATAAAACCCATTCATTCAAGCATGTTGATATTGTGCTTCAATCTGGTGCATCTGAGACAAAGGCCAGATTCTCCATTGAGGCATTTAGTGAAGACACTGTTGTGCATTATCACTGCCTCTATCATAAGCAGTCCGAAGAGTGGTCTGAACGGAGTGACATCCTGGAGCTGGTGGTGACAG GAGGCACACAGAGGCCTTTGGACGACAGTAACAATGGTG ATGCATCTACTCTCGGAGTCCTGAGAACAGAGCAGCTTTATGTCCTCATCGGGGTCTCTGTGGTCGTCCTCCTTTGtctcctcctcctggccctctTCCTCCATCGCCTGCGTCAGAAGAAACAGG GGCCCCCCAGCAGCAAGGACGAGGAGCAGAGGCCGCAGCAGAG GCTCAGCCAGGCTGTTGATGTCCTGGAGAGGAAAGCAG GTATGGCCACGGTTGATGGGCTTcctgagaaggagagagagaaggacacCCCA ccccgtTCCACAGGGGACCCCGAGGAGGTGACGTATGCTCAGCTGGACCACCGGGCCCTCACTCAGAGGACAGCCCACGCTGCCTCCCCACAGGTCACAGAGCCTGTGGCTGAGTCCAGCACGTATGTAGCCATCATCAGAAACTAA
- the LAIR1 gene encoding leukocyte-associated immunoglobulin-like receptor 1 isoform X3, with amino-acid sequence MSSHPTTLLGLVLCLGCTIHTQAGTLPKPSISAEPNSVIPRGQPVTVVCRGPAGAQTFRLESKNKTHSFKHVDIVLQSGASETKARFSIEAFSEDTVVHYHCLYHKQSEEWSERSDILELVVTGGTQRPLDDSNNGDASTLGVLRTEQLYVLIGVSVVVLLCLLLLALFLHRLRQKKQGPPSSKDEEQRPQQRLSQAVDVLERKAAPFHRGPRGGDVCSAGPPGPHSEDSPRCLPTGHRACG; translated from the exons ATGTCTTCCCACCCGACTACCCTCCTGGGCCTAG TGCTCTGCCTTGGCTGCACGATCCACACACAGGCAG GGACCCTGCCCAAACCCTCCATCTCGGCTGAGCCAAACTCTGTGATTCCCCGGGGACAGCCCGTGACTGTGGTGTGCCGGGGACCTGCTGGGGCTCAGACGTTCCGCCTGGAGAGCAAGAATAAAACCCATTCATTCAAGCATGTTGATATTGTGCTTCAATCTGGTGCATCTGAGACAAAGGCCAGATTCTCCATTGAGGCATTTAGTGAAGACACTGTTGTGCATTATCACTGCCTCTATCATAAGCAGTCCGAAGAGTGGTCTGAACGGAGTGACATCCTGGAGCTGGTGGTGACAG GAGGCACACAGAGGCCTTTGGACGACAGTAACAATGGTG ATGCATCTACTCTCGGAGTCCTGAGAACAGAGCAGCTTTATGTCCTCATCGGGGTCTCTGTGGTCGTCCTCCTTTGtctcctcctcctggccctctTCCTCCATCGCCTGCGTCAGAAGAAACAGG GGCCCCCCAGCAGCAAGGACGAGGAGCAGAGGCCGCAGCAGAG GCTCAGCCAGGCTGTTGATGTCCTGGAGAGGAAAGCAG ccccgtTCCACAGGGGACCCCGAGGAGGTGACGTATGCTCAGCTGGACCACCGGGCCCTCACTCAGAGGACAGCCCACGCTGCCTCCCCACAGGTCACAGAGCCTGTGGCTGA